One part of the Helicobacter cetorum MIT 99-5656 genome encodes these proteins:
- a CDS encoding DedA family protein: MQEALSSFQESFSQWGYLILFLYSLGSGYVGIVIASILSATTNTLDIKITILVAFLGNMVGSGVFVSFARYQKKEFLKYFDKHKRKLALASLWVKRYALVMIFINKYLYGVKSIVPLAIGFSKYPLKKFLWLNALSSLVWAVVVGSVSFVASDWVKTLYERLSDYSSFFVLGVVLGVLLLWFLLKRYSRKIGF, from the coding sequence ATGCAAGAAGCGTTAAGTAGTTTTCAAGAGAGTTTTAGCCAGTGGGGTTATCTCATCTTGTTTTTGTATTCTTTAGGAAGTGGGTATGTAGGAATTGTCATTGCATCCATTCTTAGTGCCACCACAAATACTTTAGACATCAAAATAACCATTCTAGTTGCTTTTTTAGGAAACATGGTAGGGAGTGGGGTGTTTGTGAGCTTTGCTCGTTACCAAAAAAAAGAGTTTTTGAAGTATTTTGACAAACATAAAAGAAAGCTTGCTTTGGCGAGTTTGTGGGTGAAACGCTACGCTTTGGTGATGATTTTTATTAACAAGTATTTGTATGGGGTTAAAAGCATTGTGCCTTTGGCGATTGGTTTTAGCAAGTATCCTTTAAAAAAGTTTTTGTGGCTTAATGCTTTATCTAGCTTGGTTTGGGCTGTAGTGGTGGGAAGCGTTTCTTTTGTGGCGAGCGATTGGGTTAAAACGCTTTATGAAAGGCTTTCTGATTATTCTTCTTTTTTTGTTCTTGGCGTGGTTCTTGGCGTGCTTTTGTTATGGTTTTTGTTGAAACGATACTCGCGCAAAATAGGTTTTTAA
- a CDS encoding RNA-guided endonuclease InsQ/TnpB family protein — protein sequence MKVNKGFKFRLYPTKEQQTKLQHSFFVYNQAYNICLNLQQEQYEKNKDLPTKQRKWQKSSELDSAIKHHLKARNLSFSSVVAQQSRMNAERALRDAFKVKNRGFPKFKNSKFAKQSFTWNNQGFSIKDFNERFKMFNLMKMPLKMRMHRDLPLNAKIKQIVVSCSHQKYFVSFSIEYEKELNTIKEPRNCVGVDLNIYDIALSVDLKEYEKLTDLEQYQKDMKELGLKVDENINLKRLIPTYSKLHSFKKYSKEFKRLQRKQSRRVLKSKQNKIKLGGNFYKTQKKLNKAFDKSSYQKLDRYHKITSELSKQFELIVVEDLQIKNMTKRAKLKNVKQKSGLNKSILNTSFYQIISFLDYKQQHNGKLLVKAPPQYTSKTCHSCGQINHELKLNHREYLCQNCGYIEHRDINAASNILSKGLSLLGLGNSLADFKEQSLSY from the coding sequence ATGAAAGTAAATAAGGGCTTTAAATTTCGTTTGTATCCTACCAAAGAGCAACAGACCAAATTACAACACTCTTTTTTTGTCTATAACCAAGCCTATAACATTTGCTTAAATCTACAACAAGAGCAATACGAAAAAAACAAAGATTTACCCACTAAACAAAGAAAATGGCAAAAATCAAGCGAATTAGATAGTGCGATTAAGCACCATTTAAAAGCTAGGAATTTAAGTTTTAGTAGTGTAGTCGCTCAACAATCACGCATGAATGCAGAAAGAGCCTTAAGAGATGCCTTTAAAGTCAAAAATAGGGGCTTTCCTAAATTTAAAAACTCTAAATTTGCTAAACAAAGTTTTACTTGGAATAATCAAGGCTTTTCTATCAAAGACTTTAACGAACGCTTTAAGATGTTTAACTTAATGAAAATGCCCTTAAAAATGCGTATGCATAGAGACTTACCCCTTAATGCTAAGATTAAACAAATCGTAGTCTCTTGCTCTCATCAAAAATATTTTGTTAGTTTTAGCATAGAATACGAAAAAGAGCTTAACACTATTAAAGAGCCTAGAAATTGTGTCGGTGTGGACTTAAATATCTATGATATAGCTTTAAGCGTTGATTTAAAAGAATATGAAAAACTAACCGACCTAGAACAATACCAAAAAGACATGAAAGAACTAGGTTTAAAAGTAGATGAAAATATCAATCTAAAACGACTTATTCCTACTTATTCTAAACTACATTCTTTTAAAAAATACTCTAAAGAATTTAAAAGACTACAAAGAAAACAAAGCCGTAGGGTTTTAAAATCTAAACAAAATAAAATCAAACTAGGAGGTAATTTTTACAAAACTCAAAAAAAATTAAACAAAGCCTTTGATAAATCAAGCTATCAAAAACTAGACAGATACCATAAAATCACAAGCGAACTTTCAAAGCAATTTGAATTGATAGTAGTTGAAGACTTACAAATTAAGAACATGACCAAAAGAGCCAAACTCAAAAATGTTAAACAAAAGAGTGGGCTTAATAAGTCTATACTAAATACTTCATTCTATCAAATCATCTCTTTTTTAGACTACAAACAACAGCATAATGGCAAATTGTTAGTGAAAGCTCCCCCACAATATACGAGTAAAACTTGTCATAGTTGTGGGCAAATCAACCACGAGCTTAAATTAAATCATAGAGAATATCTGTGTCAAAATTGCGGATATATAGAGCATAGAGATATAAACGCCGCAAGTAATATTTTAAGCAAAGGGTTAAGTCTTCTTGGGTTAGGAAATAGCCTTGCAGACTTTAAAGAGCAAAGCCTTTCGTATTAG
- the fliW gene encoding flagellar assembly protein FliW has protein sequence MNYFLKAPILGFEHINEVRLEKIDPLFSRLISQNNSHLTLDMVLANPYYLREYSFTIPKYIELLLELDSHSKVEVYCVVVLQKNLEDSMVNFLAPLVFNPKNGFGAQVALSMMDYPDFGFRDPLKSFAMKERERA, from the coding sequence GTGAATTACTTTTTAAAAGCCCCTATCTTAGGATTTGAGCATATCAACGAGGTGCGTTTAGAAAAAATTGACCCCCTATTTAGCCGCCTGATTAGTCAAAACAATTCTCATCTCACACTAGATATGGTCTTAGCTAACCCCTATTATTTACGAGAATATAGCTTTACTATACCCAAATACATAGAATTACTGCTAGAATTAGATTCTCATTCTAAAGTAGAGGTGTATTGCGTGGTTGTGTTACAAAAAAATTTAGAAGATTCTATGGTGAATTTCTTAGCCCCCTTAGTCTTTAACCCTAAAAATGGCTTTGGAGCTCAAGTAGCTCTTTCTATGATGGATTATCCAGATTTTGGTTTTAGAGACCCTTTAAAAAGCTTTGCTATGAAAGAAAGAGAACGAGCTTAA
- the murG gene encoding undecaprenyldiphospho-muramoylpentapeptide beta-N-acetylglucosaminyltransferase: MKIALTGGGTGGHLSIAKALAIELKNQGISTIYLGSISGQDREWFENSPLFEACYFFNTKGVVNKSLFKKLGSLFLQVRAALKARKILKKHKITQTISVGGFSAGPASFASLLNDTPLYIHEQNAIKGTLNRYLSPKARAIFSSYSFKDKGSHILTPYPVQNAFFDLARTRTEIKHILFLGGSQGARAINEFALLNALKLTKKGINITHICGKDSYEKMRSYYQDLELLDKVELFAFHTNIVEVMHKADLCVSRAGASSVWELCANGLPTLFIPYPFASHNHQYHNVLEFEKENLSYIVPQNELLPKKLFEVIRRLNQLDEEGHKNIANTSEQLQQKIAKNGVKTIIEYILNSETPLAKARSFLTKAPY; encoded by the coding sequence ATGAAAATCGCTCTTACAGGGGGAGGCACAGGCGGGCATCTCTCTATCGCTAAAGCCTTAGCTATAGAATTGAAAAATCAAGGCATAAGCACCATCTACTTAGGCTCAATCTCTGGGCAGGACAGAGAATGGTTTGAAAATAGCCCCCTATTTGAAGCATGCTATTTTTTTAACACCAAGGGCGTTGTGAATAAAAGCCTTTTTAAAAAACTAGGCTCTTTATTTTTACAGGTTAGAGCCGCCTTAAAAGCCAGAAAAATTTTAAAAAAACACAAAATCACCCAGACCATTAGCGTAGGTGGTTTCAGTGCAGGTCCTGCGAGTTTTGCAAGCCTACTCAATGACACCCCGCTCTATATCCATGAGCAAAATGCCATTAAAGGCACACTCAATCGCTATCTCTCCCCCAAAGCTAGAGCCATATTTTCAAGCTATTCATTCAAGGATAAGGGCAGCCATATCCTAACCCCCTATCCGGTGCAAAACGCCTTTTTTGACCTAGCTAGAACACGAACAGAAATCAAGCATATTTTATTCTTAGGCGGTTCACAAGGAGCAAGAGCAATCAATGAATTTGCCCTACTCAACGCCCTGAAACTCACTAAAAAAGGGATTAACATCACGCATATTTGCGGAAAAGATTCTTATGAAAAAATGCGTTCTTACTACCAAGATTTAGAGCTACTAGACAAAGTGGAATTATTTGCCTTTCACACCAATATTGTTGAAGTCATGCACAAAGCAGATTTGTGTGTAAGTCGTGCAGGAGCTAGTTCTGTATGGGAGCTATGTGCTAATGGCTTACCCACGCTTTTTATCCCCTATCCTTTCGCAAGCCATAATCATCAATACCACAATGTCCTAGAATTTGAGAAAGAAAATCTCTCTTACATCGTGCCACAAAATGAGCTACTACCCAAAAAACTCTTTGAAGTGATTAGGAGACTCAACCAGCTAGATGAAGAAGGCCATAAAAATATCGCTAACACTAGCGAGCAATTACAACAAAAAATCGCTAAAAACGGCGTTAAAACCATTATTGAATATATTTTAAACAGTGAAACACCCCTCGCTAAAGCGAGGAGCTTCCTAACTAAAGCACCCTACTGA
- the ybeY gene encoding rRNA maturation RNase YbeY, with protein MLEIDNQTPLGFDDSLLEKIAGFLAPTQMIELVLVGAEKMREINRDLRKCDYATDVLSFPLEAISYAPLGSVVINMPLAKENAMKLGHSLENEVALLFIHGVLHLLGYDHEKDEGEQRQKESELIKAFGLPLSLIERVES; from the coding sequence ATGCTAGAAATTGATAATCAAACTCCGCTAGGTTTTGATGACTCACTTTTAGAAAAAATCGCAGGATTTTTAGCTCCCACTCAAATGATTGAACTTGTCTTAGTGGGTGCTGAAAAAATGCGAGAAATCAACAGAGATTTAAGAAAATGCGATTATGCGACTGATGTTTTGAGCTTCCCTTTAGAAGCCATTTCTTACGCCCCCTTAGGAAGCGTGGTAATTAACATGCCTTTGGCTAAAGAAAACGCCATGAAATTAGGGCATAGCTTAGAAAATGAAGTCGCCCTTTTATTTATTCATGGGGTGCTACACTTGCTAGGCTATGACCATGAAAAAGATGAAGGCGAGCAGCGACAAAAAGAGAGCGAGCTAATTAAAGCGTTTGGCTTGCCTTTGAGCTTGATTGAGCGGGTAGAGAGCTAA
- a CDS encoding flavodoxin, translating to MEKIGIFFGTDSGNAETIAEKISTAIGNAEVIDVAKASKEQFDGFKNVVLVAPTAGAGDLQTDWEDFLGTLEASDFASKTIGLVGLGDQDTYSETFAEGIFHIYEKAKAGKVVGHTSTDGYNFEASKAVEGGKFVGLVIDEDNQDDLTDERISKWVEEIKGSFA from the coding sequence ATGGAAAAAATCGGTATCTTTTTTGGAACAGACAGCGGAAACGCTGAAACTATCGCTGAAAAAATCAGCACAGCCATTGGTAATGCTGAAGTGATTGATGTGGCTAAGGCTTCCAAAGAACAATTTGATGGCTTCAAAAATGTGGTTTTAGTCGCTCCCACAGCTGGTGCGGGCGATTTACAGACGGATTGGGAAGACTTTTTAGGCACATTAGAAGCGAGTGATTTCGCTAGTAAGACTATCGGACTTGTAGGTTTGGGCGACCAAGACACTTATAGTGAGACTTTTGCAGAAGGCATTTTCCACATTTATGAAAAGGCTAAAGCGGGTAAGGTTGTAGGGCATACTTCAACTGATGGCTATAATTTTGAAGCTTCTAAAGCCGTAGAAGGCGGTAAATTTGTCGGTCTAGTGATTGATGAAGACAATCAAGATGATTTGACTGATGAAAGAATTTCAAAATGGGTAGAAGAAATCAAAGGTTCTTTTGCTTAA
- the ccoS gene encoding cbb3-type cytochrome oxidase assembly protein CcoS produces MNTEILTIMLIVSILMGLIGLMAFLWGVKSGQFDDEKRMLESVLYDSISDLNDAINQEKRQNPKNLNSND; encoded by the coding sequence ATGAATACAGAAATTTTAACTATCATGCTAATTGTCTCCATTCTTATGGGATTAATAGGTTTAATGGCGTTTTTATGGGGGGTAAAAAGTGGTCAGTTTGATGATGAAAAACGCATGCTTGAAAGCGTGCTGTATGATAGCATTAGCGATTTAAACGACGCTATCAACCAAGAAAAACGCCAAAACCCTAAAAATTTAAATTCAAATGATTAA
- the tnpA gene encoding IS200/IS605 family transposase — translation MKQIDNIRHGRHCVFLMHVHLVFVTKYRRKAFNKEVIDFLGSVFAKVCKDFESELVEFDGESDHVHLLINYPPKVSVSRLVNSLKGVSSRLVRQQNFKNVKATLWGNHLWSPSYFAGSCGGAPLEIIKQYIQEQETPH, via the coding sequence ATGAAACAAATTGATAATATTAGACATGGCAGACATTGTGTTTTTTTAATGCATGTGCATTTAGTATTTGTAACTAAATATAGGCGTAAAGCATTCAACAAAGAAGTTATAGACTTTTTAGGTTCTGTATTTGCTAAGGTATGCAAAGACTTTGAAAGCGAGTTAGTAGAATTTGATGGGGAAAGCGACCATGTGCATTTACTTATCAATTATCCACCAAAAGTTAGTGTTAGTAGGTTAGTTAATTCTTTAAAGGGTGTTAGTAGTCGTTTGGTTAGACAACAAAATTTTAAAAATGTTAAAGCTACTTTGTGGGGCAATCATTTATGGTCGCCTAGTTATTTTGCTGGAAGCTGTGGGGGTGCTCCTTTAGAAATCATTAAGCAATATATCCAAGAGCAAGAAACACCACATTAG
- the proC gene encoding pyrroline-5-carboxylate reductase encodes METLQFIGYGNMAQAILEGSHQALSKHFRLEITGKNPEKIAPFLQEKNIQASVVSYENAIDVHEKFVFLLYKPYNLKDFCYQGQAKSVLSALAGVSFEALENALNSLHYLKCMPNIASKFALSSTAVCEKSHVPLVSEKAFSIIESFGNCVQVGSEEQVNSSVATNGSSLAFLSLVASSLKDAGVREGLSAKDSLKLVSATFKGFAKLLENERPEIITEQICTPKGTTIEGLSVLEKRGVRGAFIEACHESVKKMRS; translated from the coding sequence GTGGAAACTTTACAATTTATCGGTTATGGGAATATGGCTCAAGCGATTTTAGAAGGCTCTCATCAGGCGTTGTCAAAACATTTCCGCTTGGAAATCACGGGTAAAAACCCTGAAAAAATCGCCCCTTTTTTACAAGAAAAAAACATTCAAGCGAGCGTTGTGTCTTATGAAAACGCTATTGATGTGCATGAAAAATTTGTGTTTTTACTCTATAAGCCTTATAATCTTAAGGATTTTTGCTATCAAGGTCAGGCTAAGAGTGTTTTAAGTGCATTAGCGGGAGTGAGCTTTGAAGCGTTAGAAAACGCTCTGAACTCTTTGCATTATCTCAAATGCATGCCTAATATCGCCAGCAAATTCGCTCTCTCATCTACGGCAGTGTGTGAAAAATCGCATGTGCCTTTGGTGAGTGAAAAGGCTTTTAGTATTATTGAGAGTTTTGGGAATTGCGTGCAAGTGGGTAGTGAAGAACAGGTCAATTCTAGCGTAGCGACCAATGGGAGTTCGCTCGCTTTTTTAAGCTTAGTGGCAAGTAGCTTGAAAGATGCGGGCGTTAGGGAAGGTCTGAGTGCGAAGGATTCTTTGAAGTTAGTCAGTGCGACTTTTAAGGGCTTTGCCAAGCTTTTAGAAAACGAACGCCCCGAAATCATTACCGAGCAAATTTGCACCCCCAAAGGCACGACCATTGAAGGCTTGAGCGTGCTAGAAAAAAGGGGGGTTAGGGGGGCATTCATAGAAGCTTGCCATGAAAGCGTGAAAAAAATGCGTTCTTAA
- a CDS encoding outer membrane protein encodes MAKLLEQIEGNISKTTTTTYVQALLTNLTAAVNKSNNEANTTALQAALNTFGVGVYKTGTTATHTVLNPPSAPVGLFNPMPNSILGLTQTSSNNTAYYNDTLLMNTLTGSLSENQQSGSNGCSQTNQGNNQQNCQPQGQIGYLEQFIKDLNPLATYGSNTTKEGKQATPNNQNLTANQQQIQTIAQRLQSIALNTLDNNAINITTYNLNNLHNALNFQAYKKTIANYNKVLKSITWNGSSGFNEPKDLLKNTSNNNQIGTVTNAQGQNISAYDCTTIANNQTGNDAQGQFSCKVPNNGTIGEGQQLQNNTTNPSTNALIAASKITKSHQIGVNSFNLVSQVWDVYSSLKTSEENLTKNAKILCAPKEGGTQDCNGNTSQSSSGGLSISGNGQLQTILSTSSITNGSSNPPEEQKLQLQARVGVNSENAKTQLLQALGGNSGVANGSSVGSNGVSGASGVQVNNLASKGTTTTTTTPQANTVVGALDNVLANVNQFQKSISEAFKNQESNIQKWANAIYFINGTNGKGSESQQQQQGGQQNSQCNGSGSGTNQDLCIQLRANFYQLINTINQQVPTSVQAMVDQSPQQTQQVGQQLSVTTTNGSCANGTSSGQNNNWCHQQWSDPKNYYSGLQQALGYSLTKEKEESKGNSTSGNNNQITYNVQKITLTSNGLLQQIIAQLKSFNGSNGEQESGKQNNSGNIGTAYQMLIDASEGKLGNYTPSSNQDEKGGSGGSNNGYTPCTRTQGASMVQSEGGSHSSCYTPNKNTTQQKKAVELKQENQNNNLQKIYDDAKKIADIIASSGNNKGVENGLKQFFEALKGGNGQLSNLCSNGSSSGGGGGGGSQNGCTGGLINLLGAIPTSGVSDTNNLVVLLTEFIKTAGFIQNQASNQTDLKTAFNTITQAISKGFQALQNDISPNVILTLLQEITSNTTTIQSFSQTLRQLLGDNKFFSVQQKLLEAMVNARNQVQNAYAQASSYGANPILSQYVAGKSTQHGMSNGVGASVGYKYFFGKARNLGLRHYLFVDYGYSEMGVANQSVKANIFAYGLGTDFLWNLFRRTYHTKALNFGLFTGIQLGGTTWLSSLRQQIIDNWGDANNIHLANFQVALNFGVRTNFAEFKRFSKNFHNQGILSQKSVEFGIKVPFIDQVYLKSAGADVNYRRLYTFYINYITAF; translated from the coding sequence ATGGCTAAACTCCTAGAACAAATTGAAGGCAATATTTCTAAGACCACCACCACCACTTATGTTCAAGCTTTACTCACTAATTTAACCGCTGCAGTCAACAAGAGCAATAATGAAGCTAACACCACAGCCTTACAAGCAGCTTTAAACACTTTTGGGGTAGGCGTTTATAAAACAGGCACTACGGCTACGCACACGGTATTAAACCCCCCTTCAGCTCCTGTTGGGCTTTTTAACCCCATGCCAAACTCTATCTTAGGGCTTACCCAAACTTCTTCTAACAACACAGCTTACTACAACGACACCCTTTTAATGAACACCTTAACAGGTAGTTTGAGTGAAAACCAGCAAAGTGGTAGTAATGGTTGCAGCCAAACTAATCAGGGTAACAACCAACAAAACTGCCAACCACAAGGTCAAATAGGATATTTAGAACAATTCATCAAAGATTTAAACCCCCTAGCAACCTATGGTAGTAACACCACTAAAGAAGGCAAGCAAGCAACACCAAACAACCAAAATCTAACCGCTAACCAACAACAAATCCAAACTATCGCTCAAAGGCTTCAGAGCATCGCTTTAAACACTTTAGACAATAACGCTATCAATATTACCACTTACAATCTCAACAACCTACACAACGCTTTGAATTTCCAAGCGTATAAAAAAACGATAGCAAACTACAATAAAGTTTTAAAGAGTATTACTTGGAATGGTAGTTCAGGGTTCAATGAACCCAAAGACTTACTCAAAAACACTTCCAATAACAACCAAATTGGCACCGTTACCAACGCTCAAGGGCAGAATATCAGTGCATATGATTGCACTACTATTGCTAATAACCAAACCGGAAATGACGCTCAAGGCCAGTTCTCATGCAAAGTGCCTAATAATGGCACTATAGGAGAAGGGCAACAACTCCAAAATAACACCACTAACCCCAGCACAAACGCCTTAATCGCCGCTTCAAAAATCACTAAAAGCCATCAAATCGGCGTGAACTCCTTCAACCTGGTGTCTCAAGTGTGGGATGTTTATAGCTCTTTAAAAACATCTGAAGAAAACTTGACAAAAAATGCCAAGATATTATGCGCACCAAAAGAAGGGGGAACCCAAGATTGTAACGGAAACACCAGTCAAAGTTCTTCAGGGGGTTTGAGTATCAGTGGGAATGGGCAATTGCAGACGATTTTAAGCACTTCTAGTATTACTAATGGCAGTAGTAATCCACCCGAAGAACAAAAACTACAGCTACAAGCAAGAGTGGGAGTCAATAGCGAAAATGCTAAAACACAGCTTTTACAAGCTTTAGGGGGTAATAGTGGGGTTGCTAATGGGAGTTCTGTAGGCAGTAATGGAGTGAGTGGGGCTAGTGGGGTTCAAGTGAATAATCTCGCAAGCAAAGGCACTACTACAACCACTACAACCCCCCAAGCTAACACGGTAGTAGGAGCGTTAGATAATGTTCTAGCGAATGTGAATCAATTTCAAAAAAGTATTTCTGAAGCTTTTAAAAACCAAGAAAGCAATATTCAAAAATGGGCGAATGCGATTTATTTTATCAATGGCACTAATGGTAAAGGTAGTGAAAGTCAGCAACAGCAACAAGGGGGGCAACAAAATTCACAATGTAATGGCAGTGGTAGTGGAACTAATCAAGATTTATGCATTCAGTTAAGAGCGAATTTTTACCAATTGATTAACACCATTAACCAGCAAGTGCCTACTTCAGTTCAGGCTATGGTTGACCAAAGTCCGCAACAAACACAGCAAGTAGGCCAGCAATTGAGTGTAACAACCACTAATGGCTCATGTGCGAATGGAACTAGTAGCGGACAGAATAACAATTGGTGCCACCAGCAATGGTCAGACCCTAAGAATTATTATAGTGGGTTACAACAGGCTTTGGGGTATTCTTTAACGAAAGAGAAAGAAGAAAGCAAAGGAAATAGCACAAGTGGGAATAACAACCAAATAACCTACAATGTTCAAAAAATAACGCTTACTAGCAATGGGTTATTACAACAGATTATCGCACAACTTAAAAGTTTTAATGGTAGTAATGGCGAACAAGAAAGTGGCAAACAAAACAATAGCGGTAACATCGGCACAGCCTACCAAATGTTGATAGATGCGAGCGAAGGGAAATTGGGGAATTATACCCCTAGTAGTAATCAAGACGAGAAAGGTGGGAGTGGTGGTAGTAACAATGGCTATACCCCATGCACTAGAACTCAAGGAGCGAGCATGGTTCAAAGTGAGGGTGGTAGCCATAGTAGTTGCTACACCCCTAATAAAAACACCACTCAACAAAAAAAAGCTGTAGAACTAAAACAAGAGAACCAAAACAACAACCTACAAAAAATCTACGATGACGCTAAAAAAATAGCCGACATTATCGCTAGTTCTGGGAATAACAAAGGCGTTGAAAACGGCTTAAAACAATTCTTTGAAGCGTTAAAGGGTGGCAACGGACAACTGAGTAATTTGTGTAGTAATGGTAGCAGTTCTGGTGGTGGCGGTGGCGGTGGTTCACAAAATGGTTGCACCGGTGGTCTTATCAATCTCTTAGGGGCTATCCCTACAAGTGGGGTGAGTGATACCAATAATTTAGTGGTTTTACTCACAGAATTTATTAAAACCGCTGGGTTTATACAAAATCAAGCTAGTAATCAAACAGACCTTAAAACAGCTTTTAACACTATCACTCAAGCTATTTCTAAAGGGTTTCAAGCCTTACAAAACGATATTAGCCCTAATGTGATTTTAACCTTACTCCAAGAAATCACTTCTAACACAACCACTATCCAGTCTTTCTCTCAAACCTTACGCCAGCTTCTAGGGGATAACAAGTTTTTTAGTGTCCAGCAAAAATTACTAGAAGCCATGGTAAATGCAAGAAATCAGGTTCAAAACGCTTACGCACAAGCTAGTAGTTATGGGGCTAACCCCATTTTAAGCCAGTATGTAGCGGGTAAAAGCACTCAACATGGTATGAGTAATGGTGTGGGAGCGAGTGTGGGCTATAAATACTTCTTTGGGAAGGCTAGAAATCTGGGTCTTAGGCATTATCTCTTTGTGGATTATGGCTATAGTGAAATGGGTGTGGCAAATCAAAGCGTGAAAGCCAATATCTTTGCTTATGGTTTAGGCACAGATTTTTTATGGAACTTATTTAGAAGGACTTATCATACTAAGGCGTTGAATTTTGGGTTGTTTACTGGGATTCAACTAGGTGGCACAACATGGCTTAGTTCTCTTAGACAACAGATCATTGATAACTGGGGGGATGCTAACAACATTCATCTAGCGAATTTTCAAGTGGCGTTGAATTTTGGGGTGCGGACAAATTTTGCAGAGTTTAAGCGTTTTTCTAAGAATTTTCATAATCAAGGGATTTTAAGTCAAAAGAGCGTAGAATTTGGGATTAAAGTGCCTTTTATTGACCAAGTGTATTTAAAGAGTGCTGGGGCTGATGTGAACTATAGAAGGCTTTATACTTTTTATATCAATTATATTACGGCGTTTTAA